The Osmerus eperlanus chromosome 1, fOsmEpe2.1, whole genome shotgun sequence genome includes the window TAATTTGTGATAATGCTGACAGATTGTAGCCTACCAGTTTGTTCTTTAAGCTTTTGTTATGTTTCAGTAACAACCAACAAACTTACGTTGGTCCAAGACAAGAAATGTCTATTTTTATATTCTGAATTTGAGGAGAAACAAACTTTCTTATATGGATTCATGGCTTTCATACGTTTCCCAAGTTTAAGATATTTTCCAAAAAATGTTTTTGCTGAGAGGGAGACTAGGAATTATAAGATAAATATAAGGGTGGAAATACTTTGAGATATTTTCCCCAGATAATATGATTGAGAAAAAACAGAGATTCGTCCTATTGGGGTCTTTCTCAATGCTGTACTGACAAAGCTGTCCTAACATGTAGAAATGTTAAAGGACTAGAAATTGAACTTTAAACATTGTGTTCAATCTACTAAGCAAAAATGACAGTTTTTCTCTGGGAGTAgcttgtgtgtatatggtgcTCCAATTTTTAAATAACTTTTCAACATCTTCTATTTAGTGAGAGATAAGAATAAAGTTTTCTTTAATGTCACATTCATTCTGCTTATGTAAACACTTCTGTTTCAAATGAGACCCTACATCAATGAACACCCATATTAGGATCAACAGGGATTTATCATTTGGTTGAGGCAATATTGAAGGAACAAAGATATATTTCCATTATCTCCTGTAGATTGGCATAAAGACTAGATTTAGACATAAATCATCTTCAGAGGTGTGAACCCATAGACATGGGGTTAGTACTATTCCAGGATTTAAGATAAAGTAAATCTGTCTGAAATCCCCTTTTGTCTAACCTCACTGAGCAGTATTTAGCCTCTGACACAGATTAATAAAAGTGCAGACTGATTCACACTTTTTATGAAGATTCTCTTGTTTGCCTATAAATCCAGAACTAGGCCTTTAATCTGTGTCAAACTACCCAGACCAATATAGTAATTGCCATGAATGGAATGCATGGTAAATGCTTAGCCATTCAAAACCTTAGATTTTAGTGGTTTTCTGAGGCCCTTGTCTACTTATGTTGACCTCATGGGCACATGCAATCACAGTCCGAGCCGATCAGACAAACCTCAGCAGTGTTGGGGAAACTGTCGGTCAGGTTTTTAAGACACTCAATTAAATAGATAGGCTACATGTAATAGGTACATTTTAGGAATAGGTCAATTCAAATCTGGGTTGCAAATTGCAAAAAGTACCAGGCAGGGTAATACCAGATTAACAGTTTAAGCAAAGTCTGgtcaaaggagagaggagggtgttgagGATCTCTGCTGTACAGCAGCAGGTCTTTGTTGTGTAACTGCTTTGGGCAGTGAGTCAGCATCATAGAGGATTATTCACTTCCTGATGAACTTATCTATTTTGCATGGTTTAGCCTCGACCAAACTAAATGATGCAGAAGTGCAAGGAACATTCCAAATAACGTTTCACTATCTTAAATTATTGGTTAGACTACAGTAGGGCGTCAAATATTTATCCTTTTTGGAAGGGggcgtgggagtgtgtgtgtgtttacacagggGTCAACGCAAGTGAAAAACATGATACTATCAACCCTACGTTCCCTACTTTTCTGTTTGTCCTCCAATTTGTCCTCATTACCAGTGCCCATGCCCACATACTACACAGCATCCATAATACTCACTACTGTCCTCcacactctcatcctccctgttTTGTGTTTTCGCAGGCCAGCTAAGCTGCATCTCTTTCCCCCGCCATGAAGAAGAGTTCCTCCAAAACACGGTGGGCGCCGCCCCTTACATCATGGTTCTGGGTCAGGATTGTGCCGCGCGCTACCAGCTCCTCAACTGCCTGTTGGGGGAGAGACTGCTGCCCCTGGGGCCCGAGGCTGGCGAGGCCTGCGAGGGTGTTCAGGGCACCGTTTGCAAGAGGAGGAAGCTGTGCTTCACCCATGGCAGACAGACGCGCCTCAGCCTGGCACTGCCGGGCCAGTACGAGCTGGTGCACCAGCTGGCAGCCCACTGTGGGCGCTGGGACACGGTGCCTCGCGAAGACCTGGAGATCCAGGAGGAATGTGAAGACCCGGCTCACAGACTGGCAGAGCTGGAGATCACCCTGCACCACCCTCTGCTGCAGGTAGGGCCAGAGGATGTTGTACACCCACAAGGCCACAAGGCCGAAAACTGATACGAATAACACAGGCCACGCACTACAGATATAGTTCTACACTTACCGTAGGTCATATGCAGTGCTACACGCAGGTCAAGACTGGAGGCAAAAGGGGAGTCTGCCCCACTGGGGTTTGTTCATTTTCATAGTTTACTCAGAACTGAGGAGATTCCACATTCATTGTAAACATGTCCCTGTTTGGTTGGAGCAAATAACAGCCAGTCTCATAACTAGGTTAGCATTTAGATGTTTTGACTGAAGATGTAAATGCCATTACACAGTGGCACAGTATCACTGACTGTACTGGACCAAGCGACCGGCCAGAtctgtttttcattttttttttttctctctaagcTGGAAACAGTACTCTCACACATGATTTAGCTGACACACAGATTACTGAACTGCATCTTATTCCCCATGTTCAGCGGAGCCGTTTGTGTCCGCTTTGTTGTAGAATTAGGTAATATTACTGTATTATTTGTTTAATCGTTTTTCTCGAAATAAAACATTGCTTGCAAGACCCTAAACAAGCAATCAactttgtgtttgtgcttgGACACTTGGACAATGTGAGGTATTATATTTCTGACGGTGACAGAGCATTGCTGGATCTGTCTGCCAGCAGGACACTCGACCCATGTCCCAGATTGACTGATGTTTgcaacgttgtgtgtgtgtgtgtgtacactcgcCTCCATACCTCCTCTGTCTTTTCCCCATCACATGCAGCCAGGACAAGGAAAAGAAAGTAGTGTTTAAGCCTTTTAACAAAGAGCCTGGCTGATCCTTCCTGGCTGTGGAGCCCAGGCTTTAGAGGGCCTGAGGCCAGCCTGCCTcggccctgtgctctgctctgcttagCCCTCCCTTTACGTAATAGCCCCAGTCTGGTGTGATTCACATGACCAGGCCACAGAGAAAAGCCCAAGCTCTGCACTGTGAAAAATAagttgccatggcaacaaccGAATCCTTTACCCTCGGGGCACTGTTTATTAGTGGGTTATAGCTGGACTAGTTGATTTTCTTTTTTGATTTTCAGGGTTATTCCCAAATATTTGGGTTCTGGAAAGGGTCGTATTTTGATTGAGTTTGGAAGacgttctctctcccactggtcTAAACTAGCTGCTGGGTATGAATGGAGCCTAGACTTCATGGATAATGGTCAGTTTTAGATTAACCACACTTAAAATGTCCTGTGACATTTTGTCCCCTCCCCTACATGGTTTTGTACCGCATTAAGATATGTCCACTGTGTAACGCTAATACTACAGTACGCTTTTCCATTGAGCCATAGTTTTTTCATGCCTTGTTTGCCATGACATACCCCATCAGTAGATGTATCAGGACCAATGTGTAGCCTTAGTTAGGGTGTTAGGCCGTCTGATAGTTGGTGTTTACCCAGGACTAAATGAAGCCAGGCAAGCTGTCAACCCCCTGTGATATTCACACAGCCCTGGCATAATGAGAGCGCCCTGTTTGGGCAGGCCAAAAGATGCAAGCGCTACCTTGCTAATTAgtctctcctcctgcaggcttcctgctgctctctccccaTATTCTAGCTGCTCAGTGAAACAGAGGACAGGGGTGGTGCTAACCTATAGACACATTTCTCACATGCCTCTCAGTAGCATAACCTCAAACTAGATTGCTTACTGCCTTTGTGTGCCACATAGTTCAAATAGGACACCCTGCTAACTTTCAACAAAGGGTTGATATATCTTTAGCATCCAGTCTTTAAGTATGCTATTTAAAGAACATTTGGTTTTCACTGACAGCATAATTAGTAACAGCATTTGTCCGCTTGGCGTTTAATTTCCGCGTCCTGAAAAGTTCAGACTGGGTAACGTTTCAACTGGATCAAGATAACTGCTTCAAAACAGCCCCCAGATGTTTGGCCGTCGAGCTGCGTTTGTATATTGACTGCATTAAGGCAATTCATGCGTTCTATttgttttgattggttgtgaaCAAATGTTTGCAGGCGATTCCTGTTCTAAAGACACTGCTCAGTTGGACTCTGCTCTTGTTTCTTGGAGACAGGACTGACTGTCTcctttgtgtggttgtgttagtcatttctctcctctttccctctttcagcctatttccctccctctcttgctcgctctctcctccacactctctcacgcTCCCTCTAGAACCCTTCTGTAGTTGTTGTACTTTATCAAGTCGAGCAAAAACATGTAGTCGAGGCTTGTCCTTTGCCCTCAAGTACCCTTTCCCATGACCAGACAGGTTTGGATTGTTTTGACTAGCTTGTGTGATTCATTGCAGTAAGgttggtgttttttttattggagCATAATCCATCTAAATTGAACCCTTACGTTGCTGTTAAGTTTGTTTACTTTTGCTTTCTTTTTCACACAAGTGGATTCCCATTGTCACATCTCCTGGTTGTAATGAGCTTTTACTCAACGCCATAAAAGTTACCGTCCCGTCACAGGTGCACGGACAGTATACAGTTACTCATGCAGTGTTCCTATTGAGCACAGTGAACTGTCTGACTGActcggccccctcccccctctgcccctcgcTGCGTCTCAGGAGGCTAAGATCATGGTGGTGCCGTGCCCCAGTGTCCAGCCCATCCACGAGGCCCTGGAGGACTGCACGCGCCACGTGGTTCCCATCATCCTCTACGCCCTCAGCCACGACTCGCTGAGCGCCGAGCAGGTGGCCGAGTTAAACAAGGTCAAAGAGATGCTCCCCTTCCCCGTGTGCTTCGTCCGCATCCCCGGCACGCCCCCCGACGCCTCCCCGGAGCCCGGCCGCCGCGCCGACAAGGAGCGCGAGAAGGAGAAGAGCCCCCTGTACAAGCAGCTGCTGTCCCTGGGCCTCCTCAGCACGCCTGTGGGGAACTGCTCGTGCGGCGCCCCCTCCCAGGTGTCCCACGCGGCCGCCAAGCCCCAGAGTGTGCTGGGGGAGGCCTTCGAGAGGCTCCACCGCCTGCTGGTGCCCTTCGCCCGCCAGGTGCTGCACAACCAGCAGGTGGAGGCAGCCAATCTGTTGAATGGGGTCCACTGTCGCTGCCTGGACCTCTTCATCAACCAGGTGCGAgcaggggacagaggggaggggggcgtgcTGGTGTGCGCATCTGTGTGTTTTCCACTACACATCCAATATTGACAGTGCTGATGCAGCCACGTGTGAAAGAGGAAACGATGTTGCTGGTAAGCGGTCGGCAGCCCTGGTGCTGGTGTGAACTGtgcctgactccccccccccccccccccaggcgttTGACATGCAGAGGGACCTGCAGATCACGCCGCGCCGGCTGGAGTACACGCGGGAGAAGGAGGGCGAGCTGTTCACCTCGCTCATGGCCATCGCCAACCGCAagcaggaggagatgaaggagatgaTCGTGGACACGCTGAGCGGCATGAAGGAGCAGCTGCTGGAGGACGCAGCCAACCTGGAGTTCAAAggtcacacacgcgcacgcacgcacacacacacacacacacacacacggatcacACAGATCTGTAGTTTCCCCTAACAAAGCAGATATCACCAGTGTTCCCAACTGATGAATTCATCTCTTTTCAGTTAACGAAATTCCCCACAGTTGGCCTGTTTGTGACCCAAGTATCCGCCAACTGCATTCGCCTCTTTAGTCTTGAATGCATAATGTACTGAGGAGCACTGGAACAATGCACCTTGTCATGTAACAGGGTTTTCCCCACAATATTACTTGCCATGTCAGCACATACTTTTTATTATACCAATTTAGAAATAGATGGACATATTAGAGCCTCGGTTTTTTCTCATTAGTCCTATTGTTTGTGATATAATGATGGGATCATTTCAACCTGCTCCTTGGACAGTTGAGTCATTGTCCTGCTCACATTTCTGGACCTGTGCCGGACACATGCATACTGACAGCCTTGTTGCACAAGTTTTACTACTGCTAAAACAATGACACAGTGACAGTAGGAGAGTACTATAATAGTATAACAGTCTCACACGTGACATGTTGGCAGATTGTTAAATATTTTAAGTAGAGTTTGATAGTCGAGATCTGTTTTGTTTCCgttgctgtgtgtgcatgtagtgGCCCCAGCCCCGTGTTAAAGAGAAGGGGATGTCCTTTAGTAGCTCATGTTATTATGTTGCTCTATTAGAGGAGATGACCAACTCATGGCCTCTTCCCCAAGCACtgccccattcagcctgttacCATGGCCACAGCCCTAgtcagagctgggagggagccCAGATGATGCGTGTGTTTTCAGAGGGAgcggaggaggggcagaggagaggagagatcagaGGAGGAGTATAGAGAGCGACGGGCTGGATTTAGAAAACACAACACTGGCCTGTTTTCTCACTGCCTGCCTTTGGTACACACTGTAAGCAGCAGGTGGTAATATGACACTGTTCCAAGAACTCCGAAATAGAGAATGGAGACACTGACAAGAATAGTTAAGCTGTGTCGCCAAATTCACTTTGCTGCCTTTCATCTCAATGGTAAGGACACAGAGATGACCCCAAAGGAAAAGGCCAAACCGAAAAATGACAATTTGTTGTGGTCTCATGAGCTCAGAGCACGTCTTGTGACCATAGTGTCTCCATGCCCACACTTCTACCAGGCCAGGATTTCACCGTGCTGATTTGATCAACATGAAACCTTAAGTGTCATGACACAGTAGACTACTTGCGTTTGACGCTTTCCTTTTGCTGCTTCTCTTACACAGACGTTATCGTGACCACCAACGGGGAACCTGTCTCGTCCAAGGACATCAAGTCATGCATCCACCAGATTCAGGAGCTGATTGTGAAGGGGCTGAACCAGGCGGTGGCCAACAAGCTGATCAGCTCCGTAGACTACCTGAGGGAGAGCTTCGTAGGAACCCTGGAGCGCTGCCTCAGCAGCCTGGAGAAGTCCAACATGGACTCGTCTGTTCACAACGTCACCTCCAACCACCtcaaacaggtgtgtgtgtgtgtgtgtgtgtgtgtgatttgtgccCTTTTTTCCCTCAGACTTTTGTTCAAAGGTGAGTGCCTCTTATCTCGTCTTATTTTCACTCCAGATCCTGAACGCTGCCTATCATGTGGAGGTGACCTTTCACTCGGGGTCATCTGTCACCAGACTGGTCTGGGAGCAGCTTAAACAGGTTAGGAATAACCCAGTACTGTCACCCACCCAGGAATAACCCAGTACTGTCACCCACCCAGGAATAACCCAGTACTGTCACCCACCCAGGAATAACCCAGTACTGTCACCCATGTCACTCAAACATGTTCAAGTTGAAACACTCTCATCTCTCCGTTCTTAATCATAGCTGACAGATTCTGttctattctctctctgtctctctgtgtctctgtctgtatctctctctgtctgtatctctctctctgtctgtaactctctctctctccagatcatTCAGAGGATAACGTTTGTCAACCCTCCCGCcatcactccagagtggaagaggaaCGTGGCCCAGGATGCCATAGAGAGCCTCAGCGCTGCCAAGCTGGCCAAGAGCATCTGCTCCCAGTTCAGAACCCGCCTCAACAGCTCTCACGATGCCTTCGCTTTCTCCCTGCGCCAGGTGAACTTTAACCTTGAATATTCCCTTTCAACAAACGGGTCTttccaaaaaaaacattgttcaTTTTTTCTAAACCACCTCGTCCTCAACCCCCTATTACTGAGTTTCCTTAAATACTCATgttttcctcttttctctcaactgctcttctctttctgcctctttaaCAGGGTCTCCCTAAAAGCAGCTAATTATCCTGCAGTTTGACAGATAACTGTGTATCTGGGACAAGTAGCTTGTTGTTTTAGCTCGGCCTGTTGTAAACTTTGAACCCCCAGGACTGCAGTTGCTCTGTCAGTTACATTCACATGATGGCCCGGAAGATTCCCATTGTGGCAGAGAAGCTTGTTATCAGCGGAGCCTCAAAGCTTTTCTgagttaataataataatcatcataATCGATTAACGATGGAGCCTATGCTATATAGCcatgtggagctgtgtgtgtgttgacgtgtggtgtgtgtgtgtgtgtgtgtgtagctggaagAGGGCCACACGGGGCGACTGGAGCGCACCGAGGACCTGTGGCTGCGTGTGAGGAAGGACCACGCCCCGCGGCTGGCCCGCCTCTCTCTGGAGAGCCGCTCTCTCAGGGACGTGCTGCTGCACGGTGAGCCACAGCAACACAGCCCCGCCCCAGCACAcacgcagcacagacacacagcacagacacacacactcacgcagcacagacacacgcgcagcacagacacacacacacacagcacagacacacacgcagcacagacacacacacgcgcagcactgacacacacgcagcacagacacacacacgcgcagcacagacacacgcgcagcacatgcacacgcagcacagacacacacacgcagcagacacacacacacgcagcacagaCACGGCGAGCCAGCAACCATGGTGATGTGTCATGCCATTCTTAAACAGTGGGCTAAAGCAAATGTTGACAGATGTACTGAATTGTCTCTCCCTTCCTGGCAGGCAAGCCCAAGCTTGGCCGGGAGCTGGGGCGGGGCCAGTATGGAGTGGTCTACTTGTGTGACAGCTGGGGGGGGCACTACCCCTGTGCGCTCAAATCAGTGGTACCTCCGGACGATAAGCACTGGAACGACCTTGCTCTGGAGTTCCACTACACAAGGTGAGCAGGGCCGACCTCTACTCGGACAGGAGGGAGTTCAGGAGCCCCTTGCAGCCACTGCCCTGCAGCCACTGCCCTGCAGGCACTGCCCTGCAGCCACTGCCCTGCAGGCACTGCCCTGCAGCCACTGCCCTGCAGGCACTGCCCTGCAGGCACTGCCCTGCAGCCACTGCCCTGCAGGCACTGCCCTGCAGCCACTGCCCTGCAGCCACTGCCCTGCAGGCACTGCCCTGCAGCCACTGCCCTGCAGGCACTGCCCTGCAGCCACTGCCCTGCAGGCACTGCCCTGCAGCCACTGCCCTGCAGGCACTGCCCTGCAGCCACTGCCCTGCAGGCACTGCCCTGCAGCCACTGCCCTGCAGGCACTGCCCTGCAGGCACTGCCCTGCAGCCACTGCCCTGCAGGCACTGCCCTGCAGCCACTGCCCTGCAGCCACTGCCCTGCAGCCACTGCCCTGCAGGCACTGCCCTGCAGCCACTGCAATATGAGTTTGCTCATTTTGTGTAAAATATCTCTCTGATGGACTTTTTGTTGTTTACATGTTGCACATGACACATGTTTGCGATTGGTCATTAGGTGCAGCTTCCAAATCATATTCCTGGTATGTTGAACTTGCTTCCTGGTATAGGCCTTGGGCTGGTTTGAACCACCACCACGCCCTTGTTATGGTTATAGGATGCATCGCTGCCTCTCCTGCATGTTTTCCAGGAAGCGTTGATGTGTTGTCTACCTCAGAGCTCTCCTCTGCAAATTCATTTGATATGATTCACATGAAATCATATTTAGAGATTTTGGAATACTCAATTTCATATTTTTCTCCTTTTTAGTTTAGGTCAGGACTGAATAATGTTGGCAAAACATTATTGTTTGACGTTGCGCTGACAGCTCTGCCCCCCTGTGGCTGTTTGATGTATTGAATATAGTGTTTGGGCAAGATTATGGAGAGTTGTAACTGTTGAAAAACTTTGAACACTggatatgtatgtgtttgtgtgtgcaggtccttgCCTAAGCATGAGCGCCTGGTGGACCTGCACGGCTCTGTCATCGACCACACCTACGGTGGAGGCTCCAGCATCGCTGTCCTGCTCATCATGGAGAGGCTGCACAGAGACCTCTACACTGGCCTCAAGGTAACCAGCTGActaacctgacacacacacacactcagacatgtACACTGGCCTCAAGGTAACCAGCTGActaacctgacacacacacacactcagacatgtACACTGGCCTCAAGGTAACCAGCTGACTAAcctgacattcacacacagaaatgtataCTGGTCTCAAGGTATCCAGCTGActaacctgacacacacacactcatacacactcagacaTACAATGGCTTCAAGGTAACTAGCCAGCTGATGCATACATTTTGACACTGGTTGTAACTCTTGATACACCATGATGGGTCATGAGAGGAACAGGTCCACTGGGACTGCACTGTCTCATCATCTACCCGTTATTTTATATCTCTCCTCAAGGCGGGCCTCTCACTAAGGGAGAGGCTGCAGATTGCTCTGGATGTGGTGGAGGGCATTCGCTTCCTGCACAGTCAGGGCCTTCTTCACCGCGATATTAAGCTAAAGAATGTTCTGGTAAGGGAAGCCCTCTGGGACATTTATTGTTTGGCTATTTGTAAATCCTAAATCTGAACCGTGTTCATTTGTGCACGTAACCTAATGTCACCTGTTCTGTTCCTAGTTGGACAAACAGAACCGGGCCAAGATCACAGACCTTGGCTTCTGTAAGCCTGAGGCCATGATGTCTGGCAGCATCGTAGGAACTCCCATCCACATGGCTCCTGAGCTTTTCACAGGttagacacgcgcacacacactgatatcCTACAGGTATCTGTCTATGCGTACTCACCCATGCTTTgttttgctttaaaaaaaaaaaaaacgcactTCACTTGGAATAAAACAAATGGCTCATAGTGTCAACCTGTTCCAACACTGTAGTATCACCTGCAGAACTACAAGCTATTTTTGGTAACAATTGTCAATTTGAACTCTTTCCAGGAAAGTACGATAACTCTGTCGATGTTTACGCTTTTGGAATCCTCTTCTGGTATCTCTGCACGGGCTCAGTCAAACTGCCTGAGGCCTTTGAGAAGTGCTCCAGCAAAGACCAGCTGTGGAACAACGTTAAGAAAGGTGAGTTTTACTGGATCAATGTTGGACGCCAATGAAGACACTGTAACTTAACATTTTAATTTGTATGTTGTGTCTATTTGTGTTTTTCATCCTATCAAGAAAGTATACCAAATTACTTCTTGTGGAGATAccattttgtgtatgtgtgagagagttagagggaaagagattgaGATTTAGAGCAGTGTGCCCATGTTGTTGCAGGTGCTAGGCCAGAGCGACTGCCCAGCTTTGATGAAGAATGCTGGCAGCTGATGGAAGCCTGTTGGAATGGAGACCCTTCCCAGAGGCCTCTGCTAGGCATTGTAGAGCCCAGCCTGCAAAGCATCATGGTACGGCTCTGCAACTGTGGCTTAAACCAGAAAAGTAGCAGCCTGGAGGACTCAAACTGAAAACTCAAGATGGAACGGACAGTCGATCGTggttaaaacatatttttgtgcTTGTATTTATGGAAAAGGAGATGGGACAGTTTGTTTCTGAGAGGGTAATAGATAATGACCAATAAAGTGTGACCAAgacaaggtttttttttctcgTCATTTCACAGGAGTTTAATTGACATTATTTATGATGATCTGATACTGGACCAACATGTCCACAAGCATGTACATGGGTGTTATGTGttcactgtgctgtgtgtgtttgtatacaaCATGTAGCCAACACTATGCTTCTCTCTAGCAATCTAATTGCTGCTTGGTCATAGGATTATTACTAgagataaaacattttaaacataGTCCACTCTCAgtattataaaaaatatatttactttTAGATTGTATttaagtggatgtcaagaaacaATACaactttttaaataaaatgttgacaaaatacTGCTTTTTGTTTTCAATGGGATAATGAATGGGATTTATACTGATGTAACAAGCAAGTGTAGATCAGAActttataattttttatattggAAAGCGTTTGACCTTTGACTCATTCCTTTGAGTCAGTGTTCCGACATGTCATAACTGATGTCAACAGCATTTTTCAAGAGTTTTTGAATAGCAGCAACAATTCTATGTAACCACTGAACTGCCTGAGGACAAGATTTGGTTGTTTGTGATCCAGACCTGATTACATGACTGACTCTTGCAAGTGAGGTTGAGAAGTGATGGAGACCAAAACAGAGATTGGACAACAGCCTGACACTCAGTAAGAGCAGTCATGTACAATGCACAAAAAATATCTATGTGGATGTATGTAGTTATATCACATTTAGCTTGTACTCATGTTTTACTTTTGTCTCTGCTTGGGAGTCAGAACATCAAGCTCAGAGGAGGAAGATTTTGAGGATGGCTTTGTTCAGATGCTGGCCAGCCATCTTGAACAAGAGAA containing:
- the dstyk gene encoding dual serine/threonine and tyrosine protein kinase, with translation MEGNFQKVTPLARELTRVFNSYNKHTIQLKKNLKETNIFFREIRQNYSNACASAVSSEVAALEAGQLSCISFPRHEEEFLQNTVGAAPYIMVLGQDCAARYQLLNCLLGERLLPLGPEAGEACEGVQGTVCKRRKLCFTHGRQTRLSLALPGQYELVHQLAAHCGRWDTVPREDLEIQEECEDPAHRLAELEITLHHPLLQEAKIMVVPCPSVQPIHEALEDCTRHVVPIILYALSHDSLSAEQVAELNKVKEMLPFPVCFVRIPGTPPDASPEPGRRADKEREKEKSPLYKQLLSLGLLSTPVGNCSCGAPSQVSHAAAKPQSVLGEAFERLHRLLVPFARQVLHNQQVEAANLLNGVHCRCLDLFINQAFDMQRDLQITPRRLEYTREKEGELFTSLMAIANRKQEEMKEMIVDTLSGMKEQLLEDAANLEFKDVIVTTNGEPVSSKDIKSCIHQIQELIVKGLNQAVANKLISSVDYLRESFVGTLERCLSSLEKSNMDSSVHNVTSNHLKQILNAAYHVEVTFHSGSSVTRLVWEQLKQIIQRITFVNPPAITPEWKRNVAQDAIESLSAAKLAKSICSQFRTRLNSSHDAFAFSLRQLEEGHTGRLERTEDLWLRVRKDHAPRLARLSLESRSLRDVLLHGKPKLGRELGRGQYGVVYLCDSWGGHYPCALKSVVPPDDKHWNDLALEFHYTRSLPKHERLVDLHGSVIDHTYGGGSSIAVLLIMERLHRDLYTGLKAGLSLRERLQIALDVVEGIRFLHSQGLLHRDIKLKNVLLDKQNRAKITDLGFCKPEAMMSGSIVGTPIHMAPELFTGKYDNSVDVYAFGILFWYLCTGSVKLPEAFEKCSSKDQLWNNVKKGARPERLPSFDEECWQLMEACWNGDPSQRPLLGIVEPSLQSIMVRLCNCGLNQKSSSLEDSN